A single region of the Biomaibacter acetigenes genome encodes:
- the trpD gene encoding anthranilate phosphoribosyltransferase, producing the protein MFHEIIKKVIMREDLSEDEARKAMDHIMDGKAAPSQIGGFLVGMRMKGEKVEEITGFARSMRSRARKVDVEGFAIDTCGTGGDGGKTFNISTAVAFVAAAGGVKVAKHGNKAVSSKSGSADVLEALGAKIDLEPEDAGRCIEKVGITFLFAPLYHSAMKNVAGPRKELGTRTVFNILGPLTNPASVRGQVLGVYDGILTRPLARVLLKLGVKRAMVVHGRDGLDEITTTRETIVSEVKDGIIKNYTINPRDFGIPLTKPEEIAGGDSSYNARVILDVLQGKKGPQRDVVVLNSAAALYVGEVAEDLKEGVQMAQNLIDSGAAYEKLNEFIRESRAAV; encoded by the coding sequence ATGTTTCATGAGATTATAAAAAAAGTCATCATGAGAGAGGATTTAAGCGAGGACGAAGCCCGGAAGGCCATGGACCATATCATGGACGGCAAGGCCGCTCCGTCTCAGATAGGCGGTTTTCTGGTGGGAATGAGGATGAAAGGAGAAAAAGTGGAGGAAATCACGGGATTTGCCCGGTCTATGAGGTCCAGGGCCAGGAAGGTGGATGTTGAGGGTTTCGCCATAGATACATGCGGCACGGGCGGAGACGGCGGCAAAACCTTCAATATATCCACCGCTGTGGCGTTTGTGGCCGCCGCCGGGGGAGTGAAGGTGGCAAAACACGGCAATAAAGCCGTATCCAGCAAGAGCGGCAGCGCCGATGTCCTTGAAGCCCTGGGGGCAAAAATAGACCTGGAGCCGGAAGATGCCGGAAGGTGTATTGAAAAGGTGGGAATTACATTCCTGTTCGCCCCCCTTTATCACTCCGCCATGAAAAACGTGGCCGGTCCCCGGAAAGAGCTGGGCACCAGGACCGTCTTCAATATCCTGGGGCCGCTGACCAACCCGGCCTCCGTCAGGGGCCAGGTCCTGGGCGTGTACGACGGCATCCTCACAAGGCCCCTGGCACGGGTGCTGCTGAAACTCGGAGTCAAAAGGGCCATGGTGGTCCACGGGCGTGACGGCCTCGATGAAATAACCACCACCAGGGAGACCATAGTGAGTGAAGTAAAAGACGGCATAATTAAAAATTATACCATAAACCCCCGGGACTTCGGCATTCCCCTGACAAAACCTGAGGAAATAGCCGGAGGGGACAGCAGCTACAATGCAAGGGTAATTTTGGATGTGCTGCAGGGCAAAAAGGGCCCGCAGAGGGATGTGGTGGTGTTGAACAGCGCCGCAGCCCTATATGTGGGCGAAGTTGCGGAGGACCTCAAAGAAGGCGTCCAGATGGCTCAGAATCTAATAGACTCGGGAGCCGCCTATGAAAAATTGAATGAGTTTATAAGAGAAAGCAGGGCGGCCGTATGA
- a CDS encoding ferritin-like domain-containing protein, with protein MESCRRPEPYPPMEVAERNLTYAKILARDYAGTVSEMTAITQYVYHNLDIGNKEVSDLMMCIARVEMHHLHMLGTLIKKLGGDPRYEVESNYWNAGFVKYGRNMCQQITLDIDAEYAAIRQYRLHLTYIDDPFVKEVIKRIIMDEEYHIKLFTGVYEKYCKNK; from the coding sequence ATGGAAAGCTGCAGGAGGCCGGAGCCTTACCCGCCGATGGAAGTGGCCGAGAGGAATCTTACCTATGCAAAGATCCTTGCCAGGGATTATGCTGGTACGGTCAGCGAGATGACCGCCATCACACAGTATGTGTATCACAACCTGGATATAGGCAACAAAGAAGTGTCGGACCTTATGATGTGCATTGCAAGGGTTGAAATGCACCACCTGCACATGCTGGGAACTCTGATAAAAAAGCTTGGGGGAGATCCCAGGTATGAGGTAGAATCAAACTACTGGAATGCCGGATTCGTAAAATACGGCCGGAACATGTGCCAGCAGATAACTCTGGATATTGATGCCGAATATGCCGCCATAAGGCAGTACAGGTTACATCTTACTTATATAGATGATCCTTTTGTCAAAGAGGTCATAAAGCGCATCATCATGGATGAAGAATACCATATTAAGCTTTTCACCGGCGTCTATGAAAAGTATTGTAAAAATAAATGA
- a CDS encoding MFS transporter — translation MTALKKLFSPYRELPKEIYVIFISRVINAMGCFVMPLLTIILTEKVGLSSETAGLYLSLAGVVFLPASLLGGKLADTLGRKKIIIIFDTLAAMFYIICGFVKPSMTMGYLILVAGACMAIATPGHDSLMADLTNPKNRSGAYSLSYMGHNLGFAVGPVIGGMLYKNHLPLVFIGDAATALIALALVAFMIKETIHKTKEKIIDESRALERQVEGSIFSVLLKRPILIYIAIIVFIYNFAYAQWSFMLPMQLMGLFKDDGAKFFGMVAGLNGLTVVLFTPVITKVAENVKHIRRMVYGGLLYALGLGMFSFVTTMPMFFLGAYIFTLGEIINAISLTPFIANHTPASHRGRMSSVIPILWGMGHTLSPLVMGKVLMHTTVQKAWMMLVVLLVAASYMII, via the coding sequence ATGACGGCTTTAAAAAAACTTTTCAGCCCTTACAGGGAATTGCCTAAAGAAATATATGTAATATTTATCTCAAGGGTCATAAATGCCATGGGGTGTTTCGTGATGCCCCTTTTAACCATCATCCTCACCGAAAAAGTGGGGCTTTCCAGTGAAACGGCGGGGTTATACCTGAGCCTGGCGGGAGTTGTATTTTTGCCCGCTTCTCTTTTAGGTGGGAAATTGGCCGATACCTTGGGCAGGAAAAAGATAATAATTATATTTGATACCCTGGCGGCTATGTTCTACATCATATGTGGGTTTGTAAAGCCGTCCATGACAATGGGCTACCTCATATTGGTGGCCGGTGCTTGTATGGCCATCGCAACCCCCGGCCATGACTCCCTCATGGCGGATCTTACCAATCCGAAAAACCGCAGCGGCGCCTATTCCCTCTCTTACATGGGCCATAATTTGGGATTTGCCGTGGGTCCCGTCATAGGCGGCATGCTCTATAAAAATCACCTGCCCCTGGTATTTATCGGTGATGCGGCTACGGCATTGATCGCACTGGCGCTGGTGGCTTTTATGATAAAGGAGACCATACATAAGACAAAGGAAAAGATCATAGATGAGAGCAGGGCACTGGAGAGGCAAGTAGAGGGGTCCATCTTTTCGGTGCTCTTAAAAAGGCCTATCCTGATATATATAGCCATCATTGTATTCATATACAATTTTGCCTATGCCCAGTGGTCCTTTATGCTGCCCATGCAGCTTATGGGGCTCTTTAAAGATGACGGTGCGAAATTCTTCGGCATGGTGGCAGGCTTAAACGGCCTAACCGTGGTGCTCTTTACGCCTGTAATAACAAAGGTGGCTGAAAATGTGAAACACATAAGGCGCATGGTCTACGGAGGACTTTTATATGCCCTGGGATTGGGAATGTTCAGTTTTGTCACTACCATGCCGATGTTCTTCCTGGGTGCATATATCTTTACTCTCGGCGAAATAATCAACGCCATAAGTCTGACGCCTTTCATAGCGAACCATACCCCAGCTTCCCACCGGGGAAGGATGAGTTCTGTCATTCCTATACTCTGGGGGATGGGCCATACTTTAAGCCCCCTGGTCATGGGCAAGGTGCTCATGCATACCACCGTACAGAAAGCATGGATGATGCTGGTGGTCCTGCTTGTAGCCGCATCTTATATGATTATTTGA
- the trpA gene encoding tryptophan synthase subunit alpha, which yields MNRIDERLYSLQKTGQKALITFITAGDPDPETTGELVVAMERAGADIVELGIPYSDPLADGPVIQRASARALKAGIKITSVMDIVKSIRKTSDIPLVYLVYYNSVFRYGPERFIKEARDAGVDGLIIPDLPVEERREMADIVSSHGMHLIPLVAPTSHERIKNIVEGAGGFVYCISTKGVTGVREEIETDIKAYMEEVSRYTALPRALGFGISGPEMAKRFRDYCEGVIVGSAIVRLIEQGKDRRRMLSNVCEFVSLIKEVL from the coding sequence GTGAACAGGATAGATGAAAGATTATACAGTCTGCAAAAGACCGGGCAAAAGGCGCTTATAACCTTTATAACCGCCGGTGACCCCGACCCGGAAACCACCGGCGAACTGGTAGTTGCAATGGAAAGGGCCGGGGCCGACATAGTGGAGCTTGGAATCCCCTATTCAGACCCCCTTGCCGACGGGCCGGTCATCCAGAGGGCCTCGGCCAGGGCCCTGAAGGCGGGTATAAAAATAACCAGCGTAATGGATATAGTAAAATCCATAAGAAAAACCAGTGACATTCCTCTGGTGTACCTCGTATATTATAACTCTGTATTTAGATATGGCCCCGAAAGATTTATAAAAGAGGCTCGGGATGCGGGAGTGGACGGACTGATAATACCCGACCTGCCCGTGGAGGAGCGTCGCGAGATGGCGGATATTGTCTCATCCCACGGCATGCATTTGATACCCCTGGTGGCTCCCACCTCCCATGAGCGCATCAAAAATATTGTGGAAGGCGCCGGGGGTTTTGTTTACTGCATCTCCACAAAAGGGGTGACCGGTGTGCGGGAAGAAATAGAGACGGACATCAAAGCCTATATGGAAGAGGTGTCACGCTATACGGCCCTTCCCCGGGCTCTCGGTTTCGGCATCTCCGGCCCCGAGATGGCGAAAAGATTCAGGGATTACTGCGAAGGGGTGATTGTGGGCAGCGCCATTGTAAGGCTTATCGAGCAGGGCAAAGACAGGCGCCGGATGCTGAGTAATGTATGTGAATTTGTGAGTCTCATAAAAGAAGTATTATAA
- a CDS encoding GNAT family N-acetyltransferase, translated as MKPNRTPNHHMLVAEVEENEQKKVIGVISLNISPIPRMRHSGSIGIMVHKDYQGEGIGKALFSKIIDLADNWLKLMRLELTVFVDNEKAIKILT; from the coding sequence ATAAAGCCGAATAGAACTCCAAACCACCATATGCTGGTGGCTGAAGTGGAGGAAAACGAGCAAAAGAAAGTCATTGGAGTGATCAGCTTAAACATAAGCCCAATACCACGCATGAGGCATTCGGGAAGCATCGGCATCATGGTGCATAAGGACTATCAGGGGGAAGGCATAGGCAAGGCACTTTTTAGCAAGATAATAGACCTTGCCGACAACTGGTTGAAACTTATGCGGCTGGAGCTTACCGTGTTTGTGGACAATGAAAAAGCCATAAAAATTTTGACATGA
- a CDS encoding PD-(D/E)XK nuclease domain-containing protein: MARSRQDALLRKSKAKNKRQSIFERKERQRLEEVRERGLSQLKSYAESVKVKQGIKPEELKQALIIVVGKKDVYCDIL, encoded by the coding sequence TTGGCGCGGTCACGGCAAGATGCATTATTACGGAAATCAAAAGCAAAAAACAAGAGACAGTCCATATTTGAGCGGAAGGAACGGCAAAGACTTGAAGAAGTAAGAGAACGAGGCCTTTCTCAGCTTAAAAGCTATGCTGAAAGCGTAAAAGTAAAACAGGGGATAAAGCCAGAAGAACTAAAGCAAGCCCTCATCATAGTGGTGGGCAAAAAAGATGTGTATTGTGATATTTTGTAA
- a CDS encoding anthranilate synthase component II, whose amino-acid sequence MILIIDNYDSFTYNLYQYAGELYPEVEVVRNDEIDVEDVMNSGARRIILSPGPGRPEDAGICVDLIRKNDGRIPILGICLGHQAIGVAYGAKVTGAEKIFHGKTSQVSHNGRGIFRGIKNPITAMRYHSLVIKGGTLPDELEVTAVTAGGVIMGIRHKKFPVYGVQFHPESILTEEGKSILKNFLEGDEYVS is encoded by the coding sequence GTGATTCTGATAATAGACAACTATGATTCCTTTACATACAATCTGTATCAGTATGCTGGGGAGCTTTACCCCGAAGTAGAGGTGGTCAGAAACGATGAGATTGACGTGGAGGATGTGATGAATTCGGGGGCCCGCAGGATAATCCTTTCTCCGGGTCCAGGTAGGCCGGAAGATGCCGGCATATGCGTGGATCTTATCAGGAAAAACGACGGCAGGATTCCAATCCTCGGCATATGCCTGGGGCACCAGGCCATAGGCGTGGCCTATGGGGCAAAGGTCACCGGTGCCGAAAAGATCTTCCACGGCAAGACATCACAGGTGTCACACAACGGCCGGGGGATCTTTAGAGGAATAAAAAATCCAATTACGGCCATGAGGTATCACTCGCTGGTCATAAAGGGCGGTACACTTCCCGATGAACTGGAGGTGACGGCAGTGACCGCCGGAGGTGTCATAATGGGCATTCGCCATAAAAAATTTCCGGTTTACGGGGTTCAATTTCATCCCGAGTCAATACTCACGGAAGAGGGGAAATCCATTTTAAAAAATTTTCTGGAGGGCGATGAATATGTTTCATGA
- a CDS encoding phosphoribosylanthranilate isomerase, with amino-acid sequence MVKVKICGLRRPQDIEYVNRLKVDYAGFVFAPSRRRISFEEAEKLIAALDKAIKKVGVFVNERPDVIMKACEELGLDVIQLHGDEPPESVRGYGRVSVWKAIRVEGADSLKAAEDYEVDGILLDSSVKGLYGGTGLRFDLDLMEGVRLRQPVILAGGLDAGNVREAILKVKPYAVDVSTGVETGGYKDFEKMKKFVERVRSL; translated from the coding sequence ATGGTGAAAGTTAAGATTTGCGGACTGAGGCGGCCGCAGGACATCGAATATGTGAACAGGTTGAAGGTGGACTACGCCGGGTTTGTCTTCGCCCCAAGCAGGAGGCGCATAAGCTTTGAAGAAGCCGAAAAGCTCATCGCGGCCCTAGATAAGGCCATAAAAAAGGTGGGAGTGTTCGTTAATGAGAGGCCGGATGTGATAATGAAAGCCTGTGAGGAATTGGGCCTGGATGTGATACAGCTTCACGGCGACGAACCGCCGGAAAGTGTCAGAGGTTACGGGAGGGTTTCAGTCTGGAAGGCCATCAGGGTCGAAGGTGCGGATAGTTTAAAAGCTGCGGAAGATTACGAAGTCGATGGGATTTTACTGGATTCTTCGGTAAAAGGGCTTTACGGCGGAACCGGATTGAGGTTTGACCTGGACTTGATGGAAGGCGTCCGGCTCAGGCAGCCGGTAATCCTGGCCGGCGGCCTTGACGCCGGCAATGTGAGGGAGGCCATCCTGAAAGTAAAGCCATATGCCGTGGATGTGAGCACCGGCGTTGAGACCGGCGGATATAAAGACTTTGAAAAGATGAAAAAATTTGTGGAAAGGGTGAGGAGTTTATGA
- a CDS encoding flavin reductase family protein: MDGLKQVRIGEVADDILEQIPKGAFLTVKAQDKLNTMTIGWGTFGRMWNKPVFMVMVRYSRYTYELIEKADTFTVSVPLNGKFKEALAFCGSKSGRDHDKFKECNLTAKPGQKVDTPVIEGCDIHVECRILYKQPLDPEKLPEEIIDMSYKNGDFHVLYYGEILGVYVEEQ; the protein is encoded by the coding sequence ATGGACGGATTAAAGCAGGTGCGCATAGGAGAAGTGGCTGATGACATACTGGAGCAAATTCCTAAAGGGGCTTTCCTCACCGTAAAGGCACAGGATAAGCTCAATACCATGACCATAGGCTGGGGCACGTTCGGCCGCATGTGGAACAAACCTGTATTCATGGTGATGGTGAGATACTCCCGATATACATATGAACTTATTGAAAAAGCCGACACTTTTACGGTGAGCGTTCCGTTAAACGGCAAGTTCAAAGAGGCCCTGGCATTTTGTGGATCAAAATCCGGCCGGGACCACGATAAATTCAAGGAGTGCAACCTTACGGCAAAGCCCGGGCAGAAAGTGGACACACCCGTCATCGAAGGCTGCGACATCCATGTGGAGTGCAGGATCCTTTACAAACAGCCCCTCGACCCGGAAAAACTACCAGAAGAAATAATAGACATGTCCTATAAAAACGGGGATTTTCACGTGCTCTATTACGGGGAGATCCTGGGGGTTTATGTAGAGGAACAGTAA
- the trpB gene encoding tryptophan synthase subunit beta: MPGRFGIFGGQYVPETVMNALAELEKEFNTAVADEKFMEEYRYYLREYAGRPTPLYFAENLTKKLCGARIYLKREDLNHTGAHKINNVLGQVLLAKRMGKRRVIAETGAGQHGVATATAAAMFGMECEIFMGKEDVRRQALNVFRMKLLGARVTSVDQGTGTLKDAVNEAMRHWVAHVDDTFYVMGSVVGPHPYPTMVRDFQRVIGDETRAQIMEKTGRLPDYIIACVGGGSNSMGIFYPFYEDKSVKLVGVEAGGMGLDSGQHAAKLTRGSIGVLHGMKTYVLQDDEGQIMPVYSISAGLDYPGVGPEHAFFKETGRAEYVYATDEEAVNAFITLTKTEGIIPALESAHAVAYAMKLAPKLSEEDIIVVNLSGRGDKDVEQIADLMGVKL; encoded by the coding sequence GTGCCGGGCAGATTCGGCATATTCGGCGGGCAATATGTACCGGAAACCGTGATGAACGCCCTTGCGGAACTGGAGAAAGAGTTTAATACGGCCGTAGCCGACGAAAAATTCATGGAGGAGTACAGGTATTATTTGAGAGAATACGCCGGCAGGCCCACACCTCTTTACTTTGCCGAAAACCTCACAAAAAAGCTTTGCGGTGCCAGGATTTACTTGAAGCGTGAGGACCTCAACCACACCGGGGCGCATAAAATAAACAACGTCCTGGGGCAGGTACTTTTGGCAAAGCGCATGGGCAAGCGCAGGGTGATAGCTGAAACCGGGGCCGGACAGCACGGTGTGGCCACGGCTACCGCGGCGGCCATGTTCGGGATGGAGTGCGAGATATTCATGGGAAAGGAGGATGTCAGGCGGCAGGCTCTGAATGTCTTCAGGATGAAGCTCTTAGGAGCCAGGGTGACCAGTGTAGACCAGGGAACCGGCACCCTAAAGGACGCCGTAAATGAAGCTATGAGGCACTGGGTGGCCCATGTGGACGACACCTTTTACGTGATGGGGTCGGTGGTGGGGCCTCACCCCTACCCCACCATGGTCAGGGACTTCCAGAGGGTTATAGGCGATGAGACCAGAGCCCAGATCATGGAAAAGACCGGCAGGCTTCCGGATTACATCATCGCCTGCGTCGGCGGCGGGAGCAATTCCATGGGAATTTTTTACCCCTTTTATGAAGATAAAAGCGTAAAGCTGGTGGGAGTCGAGGCGGGGGGCATGGGACTTGACAGCGGCCAGCATGCGGCAAAGCTCACAAGAGGCAGTATAGGAGTGCTTCACGGCATGAAGACATACGTGCTGCAGGACGACGAGGGCCAGATAATGCCTGTCTACTCCATATCCGCAGGCCTGGACTATCCCGGCGTAGGGCCGGAGCACGCCTTTTTCAAAGAAACCGGAAGGGCCGAATACGTTTACGCCACCGATGAGGAAGCGGTGAATGCCTTTATAACCCTTACAAAGACAGAGGGCATTATACCTGCCCTGGAAAGCGCCCATGCCGTGGCTTATGCCATGAAACTGGCACCGAAGCTTTCCGAGGAAGATATTATAGTGGTAAACCTTTCCGGCAGGGGAGACAAGGATGTCGAACAAATAGCCGATTTAATGGGGGTGAAGCTGTGA
- the trpC gene encoding indole-3-glycerol phosphate synthase TrpC, with product MILDEIIAYKERQLKDEMEKKPLSALEDEIKDMGLPRSLEKALTGKKGIKIIAEIKKASPSRGVIKPDLDPAFTAVQYEKGGTDAISVLTEKKFFLGDDSFLKIVKDIASCPVLRKDFIIHEYQIYQAKALGADALLLIVAVLGEKIGYFYKKAQSLGLDCLVEVHDERELDAALDAGARIIGINNRNLKDFSVDLKTCERLIGRIPEGIIKISESGIKTANDVRYLKSIGVDGILVGETLMKSKDVCRDLAAFKEA from the coding sequence ATGATTCTGGATGAAATCATTGCCTATAAAGAACGACAGCTAAAAGATGAAATGGAAAAAAAGCCTTTATCAGCCCTGGAGGATGAAATCAAAGACATGGGTCTCCCCAGGAGCCTGGAGAAAGCTTTGACGGGGAAAAAAGGGATTAAAATCATCGCCGAGATAAAAAAGGCTTCTCCTTCAAGAGGAGTCATAAAGCCGGACCTTGATCCGGCCTTCACGGCGGTTCAGTACGAAAAAGGCGGCACGGATGCCATATCGGTGCTGACGGAAAAAAAGTTTTTTCTGGGTGACGACAGCTTCCTGAAAATCGTCAAAGATATAGCATCCTGCCCCGTCCTGAGAAAGGATTTTATCATCCACGAATATCAGATTTACCAGGCGAAAGCCTTAGGAGCCGACGCCCTTTTGCTTATCGTGGCAGTCCTCGGCGAAAAGATCGGGTATTTTTATAAAAAAGCACAGTCCCTGGGGCTTGACTGCCTTGTGGAGGTCCATGACGAGAGAGAACTGGATGCGGCCCTGGACGCCGGGGCCCGCATCATCGGCATAAACAACAGGAACCTGAAAGATTTCAGTGTAGATCTCAAGACCTGCGAGAGGCTCATCGGCAGGATTCCGGAAGGCATAATAAAAATTTCCGAAAGCGGCATAAAAACGGCGAATGATGTGCGTTATCTCAAATCCATAGGCGTGGACGGCATTCTGGTGGGGGAGACCCTCATGAAATCAAAGGATGTATGCCGGGATTTGGCGGCCTTTAAAGAAGCATGA
- a CDS encoding DMT family transporter — translation MQTNHHIPSRMRAIIYLICAALLWSTGGFFIKWVEWNPLAIAGARSAVGAVLIGIVLRKKDLSWSREQILCALAYAATVILFVVANKLTTAANTILLQYTAPIYVALFSFAFLKERVTALDWITTVVVFGGMVLFFMDDFDTRGLLGNILAILSGMTYAAMVMLMRRQKDGSPLSSVFLGNIITALIGFPFMFRSMPSAAGFLGITLLGTVQLGLPYILYSTAIKSVSALEAVLIPVIEPITNPIWVFLMLGEVPGKGAIAGGIIVLGAVTARCIITEIKSKKQETVHI, via the coding sequence ATGCAAACAAACCATCATATCCCCTCGAGGATGAGGGCAATCATATACCTCATATGCGCCGCCCTCTTATGGAGCACCGGCGGATTTTTCATAAAATGGGTAGAGTGGAATCCCCTGGCTATAGCGGGAGCAAGAAGCGCCGTGGGTGCCGTTCTTATTGGAATAGTGCTGCGCAAAAAGGACCTTTCCTGGTCGAGGGAACAGATATTATGCGCTTTGGCTTATGCAGCTACGGTTATACTTTTTGTTGTAGCCAACAAGTTGACCACTGCCGCCAACACCATCCTGCTCCAGTATACAGCGCCCATTTATGTGGCCCTATTCAGCTTTGCTTTTTTAAAGGAAAGGGTGACGGCCCTGGACTGGATAACGACAGTTGTGGTATTTGGCGGCATGGTGCTTTTCTTCATGGATGATTTCGATACCCGGGGCCTCCTGGGAAACATCCTCGCCATCCTCAGCGGAATGACCTATGCTGCCATGGTCATGCTGATGCGCCGGCAAAAGGACGGATCTCCCCTTTCATCGGTGTTTTTAGGCAATATCATCACCGCTCTCATAGGTTTTCCCTTCATGTTCCGGTCGATGCCTTCCGCTGCAGGATTTCTGGGAATTACACTTTTGGGCACGGTGCAGCTGGGCCTGCCGTATATCCTTTATTCCACCGCCATTAAGTCCGTATCGGCCCTGGAAGCGGTGCTCATTCCGGTAATAGAACCTATCACAAATCCCATCTGGGTCTTCCTGATGCTGGGCGAAGTTCCGGGAAAAGGAGCCATCGCCGGAGGGATAATCGTGCTTGGCGCGGTCACGGCAAGATGCATTATTACGGAAATCAAAAGCAAAAAACAAGAGACAGTCCATATTTGA
- the trpE gene encoding anthranilate synthase component I, translating into MVFPDKRGFESMRKDHVIPVMLKVNADEFTPIELFYNLDGRNKFLLESAECGKNWGRYSFLGASPHMAVKSYGDRVVTVSKGGVKTENGRVLDIVEDYFKRYGYDSAPPGLFADLPAFTGGAVGYVGYDVIRLYEKLPDDNPDELHLPECFLMFYKEVIIYDHFYHNLYVVYNAVPDEETEYEHIVERLYELKKTVLRKKDLHPLATVQNLIPEFRKSCNKNSFCEKVRKAIEYIKAGDIFQVVMSERMTAVAKVDPFEAYRRLRALNPSPYLFYMDFGEFQVVGSSPESLVAVKDGIVTTNPIAGTKPRGKTPEEDEKLKKELLADEKERAEHVMLVDLGRNDLGKVSEFGSVKVERFMEVDMYSHVMHIVSTVSGKLKQGKTCIDALLACLPAGTVSGAPKIRAMEIIEELEEKRRGIYAGAVGYLGFRGNMDFCIAIRTVIFKDGMAYIQSGAGIVYDSVPEKEYREILNKAMALKEVLG; encoded by the coding sequence ATGGTGTTTCCCGATAAACGCGGGTTTGAGTCAATGAGGAAGGACCATGTAATTCCAGTCATGTTAAAGGTAAATGCCGACGAGTTTACTCCCATTGAGCTTTTTTACAATCTGGACGGCCGCAATAAGTTCCTGCTGGAGAGCGCCGAATGCGGGAAAAACTGGGGAAGATACTCCTTTCTCGGAGCAAGCCCGCATATGGCCGTTAAAAGTTACGGGGACAGGGTTGTGACAGTTTCAAAGGGCGGGGTGAAGACGGAAAACGGCAGGGTGCTGGATATTGTAGAAGATTATTTTAAAAGATACGGGTACGACAGCGCACCGCCCGGGCTTTTTGCAGATTTGCCCGCCTTCACAGGCGGCGCCGTGGGATATGTGGGTTATGATGTGATAAGGCTCTATGAAAAACTTCCCGATGACAATCCCGATGAACTGCATCTGCCGGAATGTTTCCTGATGTTTTATAAGGAAGTTATAATCTACGACCATTTTTACCACAACCTTTACGTGGTTTACAATGCCGTGCCCGATGAAGAAACCGAATATGAACACATAGTCGAAAGACTATATGAACTGAAGAAAACCGTCTTGAGGAAAAAGGATTTGCATCCCCTGGCGACGGTCCAAAATTTGATCCCCGAATTTCGGAAAAGTTGCAACAAAAATTCCTTCTGCGAGAAAGTGAGAAAGGCCATTGAATACATCAAAGCCGGCGACATATTTCAGGTGGTGATGTCCGAGAGAATGACGGCCGTCGCGAAAGTAGACCCGTTTGAAGCTTACAGGAGGCTCAGGGCCCTCAACCCGTCGCCATATCTTTTTTATATGGACTTCGGGGAGTTCCAAGTGGTGGGCTCTTCTCCCGAAAGCCTGGTGGCCGTAAAAGATGGTATCGTCACCACAAACCCTATTGCGGGCACCAAACCCCGGGGAAAGACGCCGGAGGAAGATGAAAAGTTAAAAAAGGAACTCCTGGCCGATGAAAAAGAGAGGGCCGAACACGTCATGCTCGTAGATCTGGGCAGAAATGATCTGGGAAAGGTGAGCGAGTTCGGCAGCGTGAAAGTGGAACGCTTCATGGAAGTCGATATGTACTCTCACGTCATGCATATCGTGTCGACGGTGAGCGGCAAGTTAAAACAGGGCAAAACTTGTATCGACGCCCTTCTGGCCTGCCTGCCGGCCGGGACGGTATCCGGAGCTCCCAAGATACGGGCCATGGAAATAATCGAGGAGCTGGAGGAAAAAAGGCGCGGGATATATGCCGGGGCGGTGGGTTATTTGGGCTTCAGGGGAAACATGGATTTCTGCATCGCCATAAGAACCGTCATTTTCAAGGACGGTATGGCTTACATCCAGTCTGGAGCGGGCATAGTTTACGACTCGGTGCCCGAAAAAGAATACCGTGAGATTTTAAATAAAGCCATGGCTTTAAAGGAGGTGCTGGGGTGA